The sequence below is a genomic window from Desulfobacterales bacterium.
CATTTTCGATTTCTTTTGAAAATGATTACATTAACGTTTTAAAAATACTAAAAAATGCAGGCATGCTTCTTGAGTCTAAATCAAGGCTCCTCCCCCCCCTTGTGATTGCAGGAGGCGCCGCCTGCATAATTAATCCAGAACCCATCGCTTCCTTTATTGATCTTTTTTTAATAGGAGAAGCAGAATCAAGCATTCCTCTATTCTTCAAATATTATGATGAAAATGAATCAAAAAACATTCTACTTAAAAATATTGCTGATAATGTCCCATCCGCTTATGTTCCGGCCTTCTATGAAGAATCAAGCGCTTTTTATGATACTGAAACAAGAGTAAAACGAGCATTTATAAATACCCCTGAACTTTCATCGACTGTTGTTTATACACCAAACACTATTTTTGAAAATACTTATCTAATTGAAATAGGCAGAGGCTGTTTAAACGGCTGTAGATTCTGCAGTGCTGGTTATATATATAGACCTCCCAGATTTCAACCTCTGTCAAATATTAAAGAGCGTATAACTGAAGCATGTCAATTTACTAATAGGTTCGGCCTTGTTGGTGCATCAGTTTCGGATTACCCATATATTTCTGAATTATGTGCTTTCGCTATTGATCAAGGTATAAAGTTATCATTTAGCTCCTTTAGAGCAGATGGTATTAATAAGGAAATACTCGAAGTGCTTAAGCAAAGTGGAATCAAAACAGCTACTATCGCCCCTGATGCCGGGTCAGAACGTATGAGAAAAATAATCAATAAAAAACTCAAGGAAGATGATATCCTTAATGCTGTTGAAAATATAATTACCTCTGATATTCCTAACATAAAGCTGTATTTTATGATAGGCCTACCCTATGAAGATATTAGTGATATCTAT
It includes:
- a CDS encoding radical SAM protein, coding for MKIKETYEKGIIIKDKKTRIKIALIYPNAYQLGMANLGFQSVYRIFSNVENVVCERAFFDIEILKKEKKIVTKETGYALKEFDIIAFSISFENDYINVLKILKNAGMLLESKSRLLPPLVIAGGAACIINPEPIASFIDLFLIGEAESSIPLFFKYYDENESKNILLKNIADNVPSAYVPAFYEESSAFYDTETRVKRAFINTPELSSTVVYTPNTIFENTYLIEIGRGCLNGCRFCSAGYIYRPPRFQPLSNIKERITEACQFTNRFGLVGASVSDYPYISELCAFAIDQGIKLSFSSFRADGINKEILEVLKQSGIKTATIAPDAGSERMRKIINKKLKEDDILNAVENIITSDIPNIKLYFMIGLPYEDISDIYALIDLVKKIKENFLISSRPKKRIGNITVSINPFIPKPFTPFQWIAMDSQSQLKIKINIIRKNLNKIPNVTLNFESLKMANIQALLSRGDRNTGKAMLLSIEKDINISSALKQMEINPEFYVTRNRNIDETLPWDFIDHGINKSFLAEELKAAKDGRETHKCIINSCKRCGIC